A portion of the Toxotes jaculatrix isolate fToxJac2 chromosome 16, fToxJac2.pri, whole genome shotgun sequence genome contains these proteins:
- the LOC121195387 gene encoding growth hormone receptor-like isoform X1 encodes MFSLQLNTMAAGLTVVFFCFFFFLHVFTASALDSTSVQVLPYRRPHLTGCVSTNMETFRCRWNVGSFQNHSEPGDLRLFYINKKPSLVSPKDWSECPHYSTDWPNECFFNENHTSIWTYYGVQLRSRDQTVLYDEYLFHVQDIVEPDPPVGLNWTLLNMSLTGVYYDIMLSWKPPQSADVEMGWMTLQYEIQYRDVNSDLWETVDLVQSTTRSLYGLQTNVNHEVRVRCKMLGGKEFGEFSDSIFVHIPSKVSRFPVVALLIFGALCLVAILMLVVISQQEKLMVILLPPVPGPKIRGIDPELLKKGKLRELTSILGGPPDLRPELYNDPWVEFIDLDIEEQNDRLTELDTDCLMERSLSSNCSPLSIGFRDDDSGRASCCDPDLPLDPEISPFHPLIPNQTVSKEPPCLGSSEPSSTVQSPTAAEPPFVSLGREALYTQVSEVRSSGKLLLSPEEQTEVEKTTGKDSEKDSIMVEKEKEKKEFQLLVVNSDHRGYTSELNAGKMSPRLSTGDVSKPHPTEGDSSSSPSPSPYCESDTTTVSPLAPAPVYTVVEGVDRQNSLLLTPNSTPAPQLIIPKAIPTPDGYLTPDLLGSVTP; translated from the exons ATGTTTTCTCTACAGCTCAACACCATGGCTGCTGGTCTCACCGTggtcttcttctgcttcttcttcttccttcacGTCTTCACCGCTTCAGCACTGGACTCAACCTCTGTGCAAG TCCTCCCCTACAGACGCCCACACCtcactggctgtgtgtccaccaACATGGAGACTTTCCGCTGCAGATGGAATGTCGGCTCTTTCCAGAATCACTCCGAGCCTGGAGACCTCCGCTTATTCTATATTAACAAAAA ACCCTCTCTAGTCTCACCTAAAGACTGGAGTGAGTGTCCTCACTACAGCACTGACTGGCCAAACGAGTGCTTCTTCAATGAGAACCACACATCCATCTGGACCTATTACGGTGTCCAGCTCCGCTCGAGGGATCAAACCGTCCTCTATGATGAGTACCTCTTCCACGTTCAAGACATCG TTGAACCTGACCCACCAGTGGGCCTGAACTGGACCCTGCTCAATATGAGTTTGACCGGCGTTTACTATGATATCATGCTGAGCTGGAAGCCTCCTCAGTCCGCAGACGTGGAGATGGGATGGATGACGCTGCAGTACGAGATCCAGTACCGTGATGTCAACTCCGACCTGTGGGAGACG GTCGACCTTGTGCAAAGCACAACTCGCTCCCTTTATGGGCTTCAAACTAACGTCAATCACGAGGTTCGGGTCCGGTGCAAAATGCTCGGTGGGAAAGAGTTCGGAGAATTCAGCGACTCGATATTCGTCCACATCCCATCTAAAG TGTCAAGATTCCCAGTGGTGGCTTTGCTCATCTTTGGTGCCTTGTGTTTAGTGGCCATCCTGATGTTAGTTGTCatatcacagcaggaaaa GTTGATGGTTATTCTTTTGCCTCCTGTTCCTGGACCTAAAATAAGAGGAATTGACCCTGAACTACTTAAG AAAGGGAAGCTGAGGGAGTTGACATCCATCCTGGGTGGTCCCCCTGATCTGAGGCCAGAGCTATACAACGATCCCTGGGTGGAATTCATCGATCTGGACATTGAGGAGCAgaatgacagactgacagaactGGACACGGACTGTCTCATGGAGCGCTCCCTGTCCTCCAACTGCTCTCCCCTCTCCATCGGCTTCAGAGATGACGATTCGGGCCGAGCCAGCTGCTGTGACCCAGATCTCCCCCTCGACCCGGAAATATCCCCTTTCCATCCTCTTATCCCAAACCAAACCGTCAGTAAAGAACCACCGTGCCTGGGATCCTCTGAGCCAAGCTCCACAGTCCAGAGCCCGACAGCTGCAGAGCCTCCCTTCGTATCTCTGGGCAGGGAGGCTTTGTACACCCAAGTGAGCGAGGTGAGGTCATCTGGCAAGTTGCTGCTGTCACCCGAGGAACAGACCGAGGTGGAGAAAACCACTGGCAAAGATTCGGAGAAGGACTCCATCAtggtggagaaggagaaagaaaagaaagaatttcAGCTCCTGGTGGTGAATTCAGATCACAGAGGTTACACCTCAGAGCTCAACGCAGGGAAAATGAGCCCAAGATTATCCACAGGGGATGTGAGTAAACCCCACCCGACAGAAGGGGACTCGAGTTCTTCGCCATCCCCATCTCCTTACTGTGAATCAGATACCACCACCGTGTCCCCGCTAGCCCCTGCTCCTGTCTACACTGTGGTAGAGGGTGTTGACAGACAGAACAGCCTCTTACTGACACCAAACTCAACACCTGCCCCACAGCTGATAATCCCAAAAGCCATTCCGACACCAGACGGCTACCTGACCCCAGACCTTCTGGGAAGCGTGACACCGTAG
- the LOC121195387 gene encoding growth hormone receptor-like isoform X2, translated as MAAGLTVVFFCFFFFLHVFTASALDSTSVQVLPYRRPHLTGCVSTNMETFRCRWNVGSFQNHSEPGDLRLFYINKKPSLVSPKDWSECPHYSTDWPNECFFNENHTSIWTYYGVQLRSRDQTVLYDEYLFHVQDIVEPDPPVGLNWTLLNMSLTGVYYDIMLSWKPPQSADVEMGWMTLQYEIQYRDVNSDLWETVDLVQSTTRSLYGLQTNVNHEVRVRCKMLGGKEFGEFSDSIFVHIPSKVSRFPVVALLIFGALCLVAILMLVVISQQEKLMVILLPPVPGPKIRGIDPELLKKGKLRELTSILGGPPDLRPELYNDPWVEFIDLDIEEQNDRLTELDTDCLMERSLSSNCSPLSIGFRDDDSGRASCCDPDLPLDPEISPFHPLIPNQTVSKEPPCLGSSEPSSTVQSPTAAEPPFVSLGREALYTQVSEVRSSGKLLLSPEEQTEVEKTTGKDSEKDSIMVEKEKEKKEFQLLVVNSDHRGYTSELNAGKMSPRLSTGDVSKPHPTEGDSSSSPSPSPYCESDTTTVSPLAPAPVYTVVEGVDRQNSLLLTPNSTPAPQLIIPKAIPTPDGYLTPDLLGSVTP; from the exons ATGGCTGCTGGTCTCACCGTggtcttcttctgcttcttcttcttccttcacGTCTTCACCGCTTCAGCACTGGACTCAACCTCTGTGCAAG TCCTCCCCTACAGACGCCCACACCtcactggctgtgtgtccaccaACATGGAGACTTTCCGCTGCAGATGGAATGTCGGCTCTTTCCAGAATCACTCCGAGCCTGGAGACCTCCGCTTATTCTATATTAACAAAAA ACCCTCTCTAGTCTCACCTAAAGACTGGAGTGAGTGTCCTCACTACAGCACTGACTGGCCAAACGAGTGCTTCTTCAATGAGAACCACACATCCATCTGGACCTATTACGGTGTCCAGCTCCGCTCGAGGGATCAAACCGTCCTCTATGATGAGTACCTCTTCCACGTTCAAGACATCG TTGAACCTGACCCACCAGTGGGCCTGAACTGGACCCTGCTCAATATGAGTTTGACCGGCGTTTACTATGATATCATGCTGAGCTGGAAGCCTCCTCAGTCCGCAGACGTGGAGATGGGATGGATGACGCTGCAGTACGAGATCCAGTACCGTGATGTCAACTCCGACCTGTGGGAGACG GTCGACCTTGTGCAAAGCACAACTCGCTCCCTTTATGGGCTTCAAACTAACGTCAATCACGAGGTTCGGGTCCGGTGCAAAATGCTCGGTGGGAAAGAGTTCGGAGAATTCAGCGACTCGATATTCGTCCACATCCCATCTAAAG TGTCAAGATTCCCAGTGGTGGCTTTGCTCATCTTTGGTGCCTTGTGTTTAGTGGCCATCCTGATGTTAGTTGTCatatcacagcaggaaaa GTTGATGGTTATTCTTTTGCCTCCTGTTCCTGGACCTAAAATAAGAGGAATTGACCCTGAACTACTTAAG AAAGGGAAGCTGAGGGAGTTGACATCCATCCTGGGTGGTCCCCCTGATCTGAGGCCAGAGCTATACAACGATCCCTGGGTGGAATTCATCGATCTGGACATTGAGGAGCAgaatgacagactgacagaactGGACACGGACTGTCTCATGGAGCGCTCCCTGTCCTCCAACTGCTCTCCCCTCTCCATCGGCTTCAGAGATGACGATTCGGGCCGAGCCAGCTGCTGTGACCCAGATCTCCCCCTCGACCCGGAAATATCCCCTTTCCATCCTCTTATCCCAAACCAAACCGTCAGTAAAGAACCACCGTGCCTGGGATCCTCTGAGCCAAGCTCCACAGTCCAGAGCCCGACAGCTGCAGAGCCTCCCTTCGTATCTCTGGGCAGGGAGGCTTTGTACACCCAAGTGAGCGAGGTGAGGTCATCTGGCAAGTTGCTGCTGTCACCCGAGGAACAGACCGAGGTGGAGAAAACCACTGGCAAAGATTCGGAGAAGGACTCCATCAtggtggagaaggagaaagaaaagaaagaatttcAGCTCCTGGTGGTGAATTCAGATCACAGAGGTTACACCTCAGAGCTCAACGCAGGGAAAATGAGCCCAAGATTATCCACAGGGGATGTGAGTAAACCCCACCCGACAGAAGGGGACTCGAGTTCTTCGCCATCCCCATCTCCTTACTGTGAATCAGATACCACCACCGTGTCCCCGCTAGCCCCTGCTCCTGTCTACACTGTGGTAGAGGGTGTTGACAGACAGAACAGCCTCTTACTGACACCAAACTCAACACCTGCCCCACAGCTGATAATCCCAAAAGCCATTCCGACACCAGACGGCTACCTGACCCCAGACCTTCTGGGAAGCGTGACACCGTAG
- the LOC121195387 gene encoding growth hormone receptor-like isoform X3, whose translation METFRCRWNVGSFQNHSEPGDLRLFYINKKPSLVSPKDWSECPHYSTDWPNECFFNENHTSIWTYYGVQLRSRDQTVLYDEYLFHVQDIVEPDPPVGLNWTLLNMSLTGVYYDIMLSWKPPQSADVEMGWMTLQYEIQYRDVNSDLWETVDLVQSTTRSLYGLQTNVNHEVRVRCKMLGGKEFGEFSDSIFVHIPSKVSRFPVVALLIFGALCLVAILMLVVISQQEKLMVILLPPVPGPKIRGIDPELLKKGKLRELTSILGGPPDLRPELYNDPWVEFIDLDIEEQNDRLTELDTDCLMERSLSSNCSPLSIGFRDDDSGRASCCDPDLPLDPEISPFHPLIPNQTVSKEPPCLGSSEPSSTVQSPTAAEPPFVSLGREALYTQVSEVRSSGKLLLSPEEQTEVEKTTGKDSEKDSIMVEKEKEKKEFQLLVVNSDHRGYTSELNAGKMSPRLSTGDVSKPHPTEGDSSSSPSPSPYCESDTTTVSPLAPAPVYTVVEGVDRQNSLLLTPNSTPAPQLIIPKAIPTPDGYLTPDLLGSVTP comes from the exons ATGGAGACTTTCCGCTGCAGATGGAATGTCGGCTCTTTCCAGAATCACTCCGAGCCTGGAGACCTCCGCTTATTCTATATTAACAAAAA ACCCTCTCTAGTCTCACCTAAAGACTGGAGTGAGTGTCCTCACTACAGCACTGACTGGCCAAACGAGTGCTTCTTCAATGAGAACCACACATCCATCTGGACCTATTACGGTGTCCAGCTCCGCTCGAGGGATCAAACCGTCCTCTATGATGAGTACCTCTTCCACGTTCAAGACATCG TTGAACCTGACCCACCAGTGGGCCTGAACTGGACCCTGCTCAATATGAGTTTGACCGGCGTTTACTATGATATCATGCTGAGCTGGAAGCCTCCTCAGTCCGCAGACGTGGAGATGGGATGGATGACGCTGCAGTACGAGATCCAGTACCGTGATGTCAACTCCGACCTGTGGGAGACG GTCGACCTTGTGCAAAGCACAACTCGCTCCCTTTATGGGCTTCAAACTAACGTCAATCACGAGGTTCGGGTCCGGTGCAAAATGCTCGGTGGGAAAGAGTTCGGAGAATTCAGCGACTCGATATTCGTCCACATCCCATCTAAAG TGTCAAGATTCCCAGTGGTGGCTTTGCTCATCTTTGGTGCCTTGTGTTTAGTGGCCATCCTGATGTTAGTTGTCatatcacagcaggaaaa GTTGATGGTTATTCTTTTGCCTCCTGTTCCTGGACCTAAAATAAGAGGAATTGACCCTGAACTACTTAAG AAAGGGAAGCTGAGGGAGTTGACATCCATCCTGGGTGGTCCCCCTGATCTGAGGCCAGAGCTATACAACGATCCCTGGGTGGAATTCATCGATCTGGACATTGAGGAGCAgaatgacagactgacagaactGGACACGGACTGTCTCATGGAGCGCTCCCTGTCCTCCAACTGCTCTCCCCTCTCCATCGGCTTCAGAGATGACGATTCGGGCCGAGCCAGCTGCTGTGACCCAGATCTCCCCCTCGACCCGGAAATATCCCCTTTCCATCCTCTTATCCCAAACCAAACCGTCAGTAAAGAACCACCGTGCCTGGGATCCTCTGAGCCAAGCTCCACAGTCCAGAGCCCGACAGCTGCAGAGCCTCCCTTCGTATCTCTGGGCAGGGAGGCTTTGTACACCCAAGTGAGCGAGGTGAGGTCATCTGGCAAGTTGCTGCTGTCACCCGAGGAACAGACCGAGGTGGAGAAAACCACTGGCAAAGATTCGGAGAAGGACTCCATCAtggtggagaaggagaaagaaaagaaagaatttcAGCTCCTGGTGGTGAATTCAGATCACAGAGGTTACACCTCAGAGCTCAACGCAGGGAAAATGAGCCCAAGATTATCCACAGGGGATGTGAGTAAACCCCACCCGACAGAAGGGGACTCGAGTTCTTCGCCATCCCCATCTCCTTACTGTGAATCAGATACCACCACCGTGTCCCCGCTAGCCCCTGCTCCTGTCTACACTGTGGTAGAGGGTGTTGACAGACAGAACAGCCTCTTACTGACACCAAACTCAACACCTGCCCCACAGCTGATAATCCCAAAAGCCATTCCGACACCAGACGGCTACCTGACCCCAGACCTTCTGGGAAGCGTGACACCGTAG